Proteins from a single region of Geothrix sp. PMB-07:
- the fliS gene encoding flagellar export chaperone FliS yields MTNSVHGEGSSLAESGAIPEHVVVLLLEAAQRFLVKLEEALPGGDPRPREYFVKKLLAILDALHQRLNHEAGGELVGNLIRLYAWWGHEIIEASDAADGPRLKRVCAQMGDIRQAWEKVLFQGEGMSEGPSLFL; encoded by the coding sequence ATGACCAACTCAGTCCATGGCGAAGGTTCATCGTTGGCCGAGTCAGGGGCCATCCCCGAACATGTGGTCGTGCTGCTTCTGGAGGCGGCTCAGCGCTTCTTGGTGAAACTGGAAGAGGCACTCCCTGGCGGTGATCCGAGGCCTAGGGAGTACTTCGTCAAGAAGCTCCTGGCCATTCTGGATGCGCTGCACCAGCGGTTGAATCACGAAGCGGGCGGAGAGCTTGTGGGCAATCTGATCCGGCTCTACGCCTGGTGGGGGCACGAGATTATCGAGGCCAGCGACGCCGCGGATGGGCCACGCTTGAAACGGGTCTGTGCCCAGATGGGTGACATCCGTCAAGCTTGGGAAAAGGTGCTCTTCCAAGGCGAAGGCATGTCCGAGGGGCCATCGCTCTTTCTTTAG
- the upp gene encoding uracil phosphoribosyltransferase — MTIHVVDHPLVHHKLSLIRDRKTPGSLFRALIEEAGLILATEATRTLPTESVVVETPLERTGTQRLRSLDPVLVPVLRAGLGLLPPFLQLLPTAKVGHLGLYRDHDSLVPVPYYRNFPPLLEARPVFILDPMLATGGSASEAVRQLKGAGAISLTLVALLAAPEGLERLQGDHPDLTIWVGAVDRQLNEKGYILPGLGDAGDRLFGTA, encoded by the coding sequence ATGACCATCCACGTCGTTGACCATCCCCTCGTCCACCACAAACTTTCCCTGATCCGCGACCGCAAGACGCCTGGCAGCCTGTTCCGCGCCTTGATCGAGGAAGCTGGATTGATCTTGGCCACCGAGGCAACGCGCACCCTCCCCACCGAATCCGTCGTGGTGGAAACGCCCCTCGAACGCACGGGCACCCAGCGCCTCCGCTCCCTCGATCCCGTCCTCGTGCCGGTTCTGCGCGCTGGCCTGGGCCTCTTGCCTCCCTTCCTCCAGCTGCTGCCCACGGCGAAAGTAGGTCACCTTGGCCTCTACCGTGATCACGACTCGCTGGTGCCGGTGCCCTACTACCGCAACTTTCCTCCGCTTCTCGAAGCGCGTCCGGTGTTCATCCTCGATCCCATGCTCGCCACCGGTGGCAGTGCCTCCGAGGCCGTGCGCCAGTTGAAGGGCGCGGGTGCCATCAGCCTCACCCTGGTGGCCCTCCTCGCCGCGCCCGAGGGCCTGGAGAGGCTACAAGGCGATCATCCTGACCTCACCATCTGGGTGGGCGCAGTGGACCGCCAGCTCAACGAGAAGGGCTACATCCTTCCGGGGCTCGGAGACGCGGGAGATCGGCTCTTCGGCACCGCATAG
- a CDS encoding tetratricopeptide repeat protein: MNPSHQKLLHKAQALDRSGTPSDALAAYQAFLAREPNHADAWSACAAKCLMLGRPDDARKACETALGLDVNHLAARANLGRALMQLGQLDQAENHLSAVLKIDGQRLDAQLFWAECKLYRRDLDGAQSALEAAGQQVPIQGPLQSHHAELWGILSLGMFELRRFSQAAQACEKALQIDPRNFTAKANLGSIRMAEGRLTEAEKVFGSLVAAHPHRERGRLLWITCLSRMSDLLRADQEIAKVIRQAPKDSTVHKSVLATHYTHGRWAEYLAEIERFRKVDPASPQADYEHSFLELLSGELPRGWNRYEARLKLALGAEPPRTFTAPTWDGAPFAGKTLLLWAEQGLGDTLMFVRYLPMVKALGGTVILEAQSALVHLVATCDGADAILPAGTPLPAFDIQLPLMSLPRVFQTDLATIPAEIPYLDVPERVPHQSAILERLALAEGRARIGLVWAGRPEYGRDFERSIPATSLAPLGALEGVTWYSLQVGGQEAPPLPGLIDLAPLLGDFSDTAYALSGMDLLITVDTSVAHLAGALGIPTLLLLPFQPDWRWLLDRSDSPWYPSLHLYRQPVYGDWASVICQVIEDLSQGA, translated from the coding sequence GTGAATCCGAGCCATCAGAAGCTGCTGCACAAAGCCCAGGCCCTGGACCGTTCGGGAACCCCCAGTGATGCACTTGCCGCTTATCAGGCCTTCCTGGCTCGGGAGCCGAACCACGCCGATGCCTGGTCCGCCTGCGCGGCCAAATGTCTGATGTTGGGCCGACCAGATGACGCCCGAAAAGCGTGTGAAACAGCCCTCGGTCTCGACGTGAATCACCTGGCGGCTCGCGCCAATCTGGGTCGGGCCTTGATGCAGTTGGGTCAGCTGGATCAGGCGGAAAACCACCTTTCTGCCGTCCTGAAGATCGATGGCCAGCGGCTGGATGCCCAGCTTTTCTGGGCGGAGTGCAAGCTCTACAGGCGGGATCTCGATGGGGCCCAAAGCGCCTTGGAAGCCGCTGGACAGCAGGTTCCTATCCAAGGGCCGCTTCAGTCCCACCACGCGGAGCTTTGGGGCATTCTCAGCCTCGGGATGTTCGAATTACGCCGCTTCTCGCAGGCCGCACAGGCCTGCGAGAAGGCACTCCAGATCGACCCCCGCAACTTCACAGCCAAGGCGAACCTCGGCTCCATCAGAATGGCCGAAGGCCGCCTGACTGAAGCCGAGAAGGTCTTCGGCAGCCTGGTCGCGGCGCACCCGCACCGGGAACGGGGCCGATTGCTGTGGATCACCTGCCTTTCCAGAATGAGCGACCTCCTCCGCGCGGACCAGGAGATTGCCAAAGTCATCCGTCAAGCCCCCAAGGATTCCACCGTCCACAAGAGCGTATTGGCAACCCACTACACGCATGGCCGCTGGGCGGAATACCTCGCGGAAATCGAGCGGTTCCGAAAGGTCGACCCCGCCTCTCCCCAGGCCGACTATGAACACAGTTTCCTGGAACTGCTCTCCGGTGAGTTGCCCCGCGGCTGGAATCGTTACGAGGCGCGCTTGAAACTTGCCCTCGGGGCCGAGCCTCCCCGAACCTTTACGGCACCGACATGGGATGGAGCACCCTTCGCCGGCAAGACGCTTCTGCTGTGGGCCGAACAAGGCTTGGGCGATACCTTGATGTTCGTGCGGTACCTTCCGATGGTGAAGGCTCTGGGCGGAACGGTCATCCTCGAAGCACAGTCGGCTCTTGTCCATCTCGTGGCCACCTGCGATGGCGCCGATGCCATCCTCCCGGCAGGCACGCCGCTGCCAGCCTTCGATATCCAACTCCCCCTCATGTCTTTGCCCAGGGTGTTCCAGACGGACCTCGCCACCATTCCGGCCGAGATTCCGTACCTCGACGTCCCTGAGCGAGTTCCCCACCAGTCGGCAATTCTGGAACGCCTGGCCCTGGCGGAAGGAAGGGCTAGGATCGGCCTGGTGTGGGCCGGCCGCCCTGAGTACGGCCGCGATTTCGAGCGGTCGATACCCGCAACCTCGCTCGCGCCCCTGGGCGCCCTGGAAGGCGTGACTTGGTACAGTCTGCAGGTGGGTGGACAGGAGGCTCCGCCTTTACCTGGCCTCATCGACCTGGCTCCCCTGCTCGGCGATTTCTCGGATACGGCCTACGCCCTGAGTGGCATGGATCTGCTCATCACCGTGGATACCTCGGTGGCGCATCTCGCCGGAGCCCTGGGCATTCCCACGCTGCTGCTGCTTCCTTTTCAGCCGGACTGGCGCTGGCTGCTCGATCGCAGCGACAGTCCCTGGTACCCGTCTCTGCATCTCTACCGGCAACCGGTGTACGGAGACTGGGCATCTGTCATCTGCCAAGTCATCGAGGACCTCTCGCAGGGCGCATGA